The genomic interval GTTGTTCATGCGGTACAACTCGCACAACACCCGGGCGACGAGCACCGCCGGCCGGCACGCCCTCGACGCCCTGGCCGTGGCGCTGGAGGAGGTCGCCCGCGACCTCGTCCTCGCGCCCGGTGAGATGGTGGTCCTCGACAACCACGTCGCCGCGCACGGTCGGTCGGCGTTCCGTCCCCGGTACGACGGTGCCGACCGGTGGCTGCGACGCTTCTACTCGCTGCGGGCGGTGCCGCGGTGGGCGGAGCAGATGAGCACCCATGCCCGGGTGCTGCCGTCGATGGACGCCATCGCCGGCGTGCTCTGAGCGCGCAGCGCGACACGAGCCGAACCAGAGGTGGACGAATGGACTTCGCGGACCTGGCCCTGCTGCTTCTGGTGGCGGCCGCGGCCGGCTGGGTGGACGCCGTCGTCGGGGGCGGCGGACTGCTCCAGATCCCCGCCCTGATGCTGGCGATGCCGAACCTGCCGGTGGCGGCGGCCCTCGGCACGAACAAGCTGGCCGCGATCACCGGTACGACCACGGCGGCGATCACCTTCGCGCGCCGTACCAAGCTCGACTGGCGCTTCCTGTCCGGGGCGGCGGGGCTGGCGGTCGTCTGCTCCGGACTCGGCGCGCTGTCGGCCTCCGAGGTGCCGGTCGGCTACTTCCGGCCGGTCGTGATGGTGATGCTGCTACTGGTGGCGGTCTTCGTGGTTACCCGACCCCAGTTCGGCACGGTGCAGCAGGACGCCGTGGTGACCCGGATGCGGCGGCTGGCCGCGCTGCTCCTGGCCGGGGTCGTCATCGGCTTCTACGACGGGGTGCTCGGGCCCGGCACCGGAACGTTCCTCATCTTCGCCTTCATCGGCCTGCTCCAGCAGGACTTCGTGCACGGCTCCGCGATGGCGAAGGTGGTCAACGCGGGGACGAACCTCGGTGCCCTGCTGGTCTTCGCGGCGCAGGGCCACGTGGTCTGGCTGGTGGGCCTGGCCATGGCGGTGCTGAACATCCTCGGCGCGCGGCTCGGCGCGGCCACCGCGCTCAAGCGCGGCTCCGGCTTCGTCCGGGTGGTTCTCCTGGTGGTGGTGACGGCCATGGTCGGCAAACTCGCGCTCGACCAGTGGTAGGGCCGGCTCGCCGCTGCCGGAACATCACCGCGAAATAGCCGCCAAATCCGTCTTCCCTACCGTCCGTATCACTCCGGACAAACGTCGCCGGCCGTGAACCGGCGGGTCAGGAAGGGACCGGTTGTGAGTGATCCACGGCATGCCGTCAGCGACCCCATCGAGCAGCTCAAGTTCCTCCGCGTCGAGGAGGTCCGCGACATCGCGGAGAGGTACGGAACGCCCGTCTTCGTCTACGACGAAGGCTCCATGGTCGCCGCGGCCCGGGGCCTGGCCGCACTCTCCAGTCCGTACGGCCTCACCGTCCGCTACTCGGTCAAGTCCTGCCCGACCCGGGCGGTGATCCGGATCTTCGACCGGCTCGGGCTCGACTTCGACACCAGCTCGGTCTGGGAGGCGCTCCGGGTGGTCGGTGCCGGCGTCCCGGCGGAGCGGATTCTGCTCACCGCCCAGGAGGCGGTCTTCGACGACCGCCTGCGGGGCCTGATCGAGGCCGGCCTCCGGTTCGACGCCGGCTCGCTGCGCCAGCTCGACCAGTACGGCCAGGCGTTCCCCGGCGGCGCCGTCTCGGTCCGGCTGAACCCGGGTTTCGGCTCCGGGCTGGTCAACCGGCTGACCAGCGGCGGCCCCAACTCCAGCTTCGGCATCTGGCACGAGGATCTGGGCGAGGTCAAGCGGCTGGTCGAGAGGCACAGCCTGCGCCTGGTGCGGCTGCACTCCCACATCGGGTCCGGGCACCACTGGGACGTGCTGATCAACGCCGCCCGCGCGCTGCTCGCCGCCGCCCGGCAGTTCCCGGACGTCGAGGTGATCGACCTCGGCGGGGGATACCGGGTCAAGAGCCTGCTCGGCGACCCGGAGTACGACCACCGGGAGTGGGCCGAGGTGCTCGGCGCCGACCTGCGGGCGTTCGCCGAGGAGACCGGCCGGCGGCTGCGGGTCGAGCTGGAGCCGGGTACGGCGATCATGGCCAACTCCGGCTCGCTGGTGACCCGCGTCGTCGACGTGGTCTCCACCGGCGCCGACGGGCACCGCTTCGTGAAGACCGATGGCGGCCTGACCGAGATCGTCCGCCCGTCCTACTACGGCGCGGTGCACCCGCTCGTCTCGGTGCCGGCCTCCGGCCCACTCCGCGACGACCGCGAGCGGTACTGCGTCGTCGGCCACTGCTGCATCGCCGGTGACCTGCTCACGCCCGCTCCCGGCTCGGTCGAGGAACTGGCGCCGGTGCCGCTGGCGCGGACCCAGCCCGGCGACCTGCTGGTCGTCGAGCGGGCCGGCGGCTACGCCTCCAGCATGTCGATGAAGAACTTCAACTCGTTCCCCGAGGCGCCCGAGGTGCTGCGGCGCACCGACGGCTCGGTCCACCTGATCCGGGAGCGCCAGACCCTGGACCAGATCATCGCGAACGAACGTGTCCCCGCCGGCCTCTGAGTATCCCGATGGCGGCGTGCGGCCACGATCTGGCGCTCCCGCCGACACACGCGGCAAGGAGATGCAATGACTGTCACCAGCACCATCCCGCTGCGGGACGACCAACTGGAGCGGCTCGACGCCGCGGAGAACGCGCTGCTGGCCCCGGTCCGGGGCGAGGACGCCCGGCGGGCGCTGTCCCGGGAGTACTTCGTCAAGAAGCCGGGACGGTTCGTCACGAAGTTCGTCTTCGCCTTCGCGTTGATCGTGGCCGGTTGGGTCGCGGTCGCGCTCGTCCAGCACTGGGCCGTCACCGTGGCGGCGGTCCTCGTGCTCGGCCTGATGTACGCGCACCTCGTCGAACTCCAGCACGAGTGCCTGCACGAGCACGCCTTCCAGCGGCGGATCTGGAACCGGATCTGCGGCGTGCTCTGCGGTCTGTTCATGCTCAGCTCGTTCTGGCACTACAAGCACGACCACCTGCGCCACCACGCCTTCCTCGGCACCCCGCAGAACCAGGAGTTCTTCAACTACCGCTTCCGCAACCTCGACCGCTGGTACGGGCTCGGCTTCGCACTGGCGGCGCTGCACCCCGGGCGGTACTGGACCACGCTGCGGGACATCGTCCGCTCCTGCCTCGGCCGGCCGATCCCCGGCATCGACCGGGCCCGTGACCTGCGCCGGATCCAGTACGAGTACCGGCTGATGGCGGTGCTGCTGGTCGCCGCGGTCGTCGCCACGGTGGTCACCGGCAGCCCGTACCTGCTGCTGGTCTGGCTGTTGCCGGCCATGCTGGTGGCGGAGCCGGCGCACTATCTGATCGAGATGCCGGAGCACTTCGGGCTGAACACCCAGTCCGACGACAACGTGCTGACCAACACCCGCACCATCAGGGCCTCGAAGTTCGCGCAGTGGTACACGAACTACAACAACCTGCACACGGCACACCACTATCACCAGGGGGTGCCGATGGCGCAGGCGCCGTCGCTGCACGCGCTCATCGAGCCACGGGTGGTGCCCGTCGAATCGTCGTACTGGCACTTCTACCGGCTGGTGATCACGGGCCGGATCACCAGCGTCCGCGCGGACGAGACCTGTATGACCCGCTGAGGCATCGACACCCAAGGAGGGACCACATGTCCGCGACTCCGTCCCAGGCGGTGGACGTCCAGGCCACGCCCGAGTACTCGACGAACGACTCGCCCGAGCCCACCGACCTGCCGCCGCTGGCGACCGCGCTGCCGCACACCGCCCGGCTGACGCCCGGCTTCGACGTCGACCGGCTGGTGGCCGACCTGGAGCGACTCGGCACCGCCGAGTGGAAGCAGCAGCAGCTCTACACCGAGTCCGGGCTCGGCGCCGTGGCCAACTTCGACTGGAAGGTGCTGTCGCTGTGCAGCATCGGCGGCGACCCGACCCGGACGGATCCGGGCGGGCCCGGGCTGGAGGGCTTCGGGTACACCGAGCGGCTGCAATCCACCCCGTACTTCGCCGAGATCCTCGCCGGGATCCCGGCACCGCTGCGGGCCGTCCGGCTCATGTCGCTCGGCCCGGGCGCCAGGACCCGGATACACCACGAGACGAAATACGGCTTTCCGTGGGGGACGCTGCGGCTGCACATCCCGATCACCACCTCGCCGGGAGCGATCCTGGCGTTCGGCGACGAGGTGTACCAGTGGCAGCCGGGCGAGTTCTGGTTCGGCAACTTCTGCCGCTCCCACATGGTGCGGAGCAGCGGTCCGGGCAACCGGGTGCACATGGTGATCGACACGTTGGTGACCCCGGAGTTGGTCGCGTTGTTCCCGGCGGACGTGCGCGCCATCCTCGACCGGCACGAGCCGCTGTTCGCCCGCCGTACCGTGCCGATCTGCTCCGCCGACCTCGGCGAGTACCGGTCGACGACGTTCGCCATGCCGGCGTCGTTCGCCAACTGGGAGGAGGCCGACGGCGAGTTCCTCCGCCCGCAGCCGACCGTTGCGGCGTCGGTCGACGTACGCGACTCCCGGCTGGTCCTGCTGGTCGACGACAAGCCGACCTTCGGCCTGGTGCACATCGGCGACGGCGAGTTCCGGTTCGCGGGTTGGAGCGACGAGCGGACGGTGCAGCTGGGGCCGTCCGGTCCGGCGGGCGGCGTGACCCTGCGTACCCGACAGGGCGGGGTGACCCGCGAGCTGACCGTCGCCGCGAGCCGTCCATGACGGTCGGCGCCGTCTCCGCCGACCGGCTCGGTGCGGTCTTCTCCGACCATCTCGGCGGGATACCGCCGGGGCGGTGGGACGGGTTGGCGGCCGGCCGGCTCTACTCGTCGCGGGACTGGCTCGCGCTCTGTGCCGGCGACGCCGGTGGCACCGCCGGCGCCGTCGGCGTGGAGTCGGTCGACGGACGGCTGGCCGCGCTGCCGGTCACCGCGATCACCGCCGAGGGGAACCCGTTCTACCGCTGGTCGGAGGCGCTGGCCGAGGCCGGCCTGCCGGCGCCGGCACCGGTCGGGATCCTCGCCGGCCAGCGTCGGGGGTACCAGACCCACCTGCTCGTCGAGACCGGCGAGCGGGCGGTACCGGCGGCCCGGGCCGAGGCCGCGGCCTCGCTGCTCGACCGGCTCGCCGAGCTGCCCGGTGCGGCGGCCCAGGCCGGGCTGCTGGGGGCGCGACCGCCGGAACACCCGCCCTGCGTCGCGATGTACCTCGACACGGCCGACGTGCTGGCCTTCCGGGCGGCCGGGGTCGGCACCCTACCGGTGCTGCTCCGGCCGGACGCCTGGATTGCGGTGCCGGCGGGGGGCTGGGACGCCTGGCTGGCGTCCCTGCCCTCGCCGCGCCGGGCCGAACTGGTCCGGCGGGAGAGCCGCCGGTTCGACCGCGCCGGCTACACCCTGCGGGAGACCTCGCTGCTGGAGAGCCACGCCGTCGCCGCCCGGCTGCTGGCCGGTACCGAGGCCCGGTACGGCCGGGCGACCACCGCCGCCGCACACGAGGCGTCGCTGCGCCGGCAGGCGACGATGATGGGACCGGCCGCCCGGGTGCTGCTCTGCCTGCGCGACGACGAGCCGGTCGGCTACGTCTGCTACTACCTGTGGGGCGACACGCTGTTCCTCAGGTCGGCCGGCTTCGACCACGCCCGGCTGGCCAACGCCGCCGAATACTTCAACCTGGTCTACTACCTGCCGGTCCGGATCGCGGCCGAGGCCGGGGCGCGACGGATCCACGCCGGCATCGAGGCGTTCGACGCGAAGGCGCTGCGCGGCGCCCGACTCTCTCCACTGTGGCTGCTGGACCTCTCCGCCGACAGCCCGCTGGCCGGCCGCGACGCGCAGATCCGGGCGTACAACGCCGGCCGGTCCCGGCAGCTGGTGGAGTCGTCGCGGGCGGTCGCCAAGTCCTGGCGCGGCGGCGTGTCCGGGGTACCCGAGGAGTTCGGGCTGCACGACGGTCTGGACGCCGGGCGGCCGGACCCGGAACCTGGGACGGAGGCGTCCGGTGACGCCGGTGCTCTCCGCTGACTTCGGCCGGTTGTGGGCCGCGCAGGCGGTGTCCCAGGTCGCGGCGAAGAGCGGTCTGCTCGTCCTGCCGCTGCTGGCGGTGCTGCTGCTGGACGCCTCGCCGGGCGAGGTCGGCCTGGTCAACGCCGCGCAGTACGCCCCGGTGTTCGTGGTGACGCTGCTGGCCGGCGCCTGGCTGGACGGGCGGGCCCGCCGGCCGGCCATGCTGGCCGCGCACCTCGGCCGGGCGCTCCTGCTCGGGCTCGCCGCGGTCATGGTGCTGGCCGATGCGGTGCACGTGTGGCTGCTCGCGGCGATCGCCCTCCAGGTGGGCTGCCTCACCGCGCTGGCCGACGTCGCCGCGCACACCTACCTGCCGACCCTGGTACCGGCCGCGTCGCTGCCGGCCGCGAACAGCCGGCTGGAGGCGACCTACTCGGTGACGCAGATCGCCGCGCCGGGGCTGGGCGGCATCGCCGTCGGCGCGGTCGGCGGCTCGACCCTGCTGGCGTCGCTCGGCGCGACGTACGCCGTCGCCGCGGCCTGCCTGTACCGGATCCGTCAGCCGGAGCCGCCGGCCGGGCCGACTCGCGGTGCCGGGGCGCTGCGCCGGATCCACGAGGGGGCCCGGTTCACCGCCGGGTCTCCGCCGCTGCGCAGCCTGATGGTCCAGGCCGCCTGGTTCAACCTCTTCGAACAGGTCATCCTCACGGTGTACCTGGTGCACGCCGTGCGGTTCCTGCACTTCTCGCCGGGGCTGCTGGGCGTGACGGTGGCCCTGGGCGCGGTGGGCGCGGTGTGCGGGTCGGCGCTGGCCCGGCGGATCGAGCGGCGGGTCGGCATCCGGGGCACCCTGGTCCGGGGCATGGCGGTCGCCTCCGCCGCGCCGCTGGCGATCCCGCTGACCGCCCTGCCGACCCCGGTCGCCGCCGCGCTCTGCACCGTGACGTTCCTGGCCTTCGGGTTCGGCCTGACCGTGTTCAACGTCTACAGCGTGTCGCTGCGCCAGCGGCTCGCCCCGGACCACCTGCTCGGCCGGGTCACCGCGACCTTCCGGTTCGTC from Plantactinospora sp. BC1 carries:
- a CDS encoding aspartyl/asparaginyl beta-hydroxylase domain-containing protein, whose protein sequence is MSATPSQAVDVQATPEYSTNDSPEPTDLPPLATALPHTARLTPGFDVDRLVADLERLGTAEWKQQQLYTESGLGAVANFDWKVLSLCSIGGDPTRTDPGGPGLEGFGYTERLQSTPYFAEILAGIPAPLRAVRLMSLGPGARTRIHHETKYGFPWGTLRLHIPITTSPGAILAFGDEVYQWQPGEFWFGNFCRSHMVRSSGPGNRVHMVIDTLVTPELVALFPADVRAILDRHEPLFARRTVPICSADLGEYRSTTFAMPASFANWEEADGEFLRPQPTVAASVDVRDSRLVLLVDDKPTFGLVHIGDGEFRFAGWSDERTVQLGPSGPAGGVTLRTRQGGVTRELTVAASRP
- a CDS encoding TSUP family transporter, giving the protein MDFADLALLLLVAAAAGWVDAVVGGGGLLQIPALMLAMPNLPVAAALGTNKLAAITGTTTAAITFARRTKLDWRFLSGAAGLAVVCSGLGALSASEVPVGYFRPVVMVMLLLVAVFVVTRPQFGTVQQDAVVTRMRRLAALLLAGVVIGFYDGVLGPGTGTFLIFAFIGLLQQDFVHGSAMAKVVNAGTNLGALLVFAAQGHVVWLVGLAMAVLNILGARLGAATALKRGSGFVRVVLLVVVTAMVGKLALDQW
- a CDS encoding MFS transporter produces the protein MLSADFGRLWAAQAVSQVAAKSGLLVLPLLAVLLLDASPGEVGLVNAAQYAPVFVVTLLAGAWLDGRARRPAMLAAHLGRALLLGLAAVMVLADAVHVWLLAAIALQVGCLTALADVAAHTYLPTLVPAASLPAANSRLEATYSVTQIAAPGLGGIAVGAVGGSTLLASLGATYAVAAACLYRIRQPEPPAGPTRGAGALRRIHEGARFTAGSPPLRSLMVQAAWFNLFEQVILTVYLVHAVRFLHFSPGLLGVTVALGAVGAVCGSALARRIERRVGIRGTLVRGMAVASAAPLAIPLTALPTPVAAALCTVTFLAFGFGLTVFNVYSVSLRQRLAPDHLLGRVTATFRFVTFGTIWIGALVGGVAAELLGTRPAIVLAAAALLLGWVHFAIVTRRVEPTLWTVGERLECAS
- a CDS encoding GNAT family N-acetyltransferase, giving the protein MTVGAVSADRLGAVFSDHLGGIPPGRWDGLAAGRLYSSRDWLALCAGDAGGTAGAVGVESVDGRLAALPVTAITAEGNPFYRWSEALAEAGLPAPAPVGILAGQRRGYQTHLLVETGERAVPAARAEAAASLLDRLAELPGAAAQAGLLGARPPEHPPCVAMYLDTADVLAFRAAGVGTLPVLLRPDAWIAVPAGGWDAWLASLPSPRRAELVRRESRRFDRAGYTLRETSLLESHAVAARLLAGTEARYGRATTAAAHEASLRRQATMMGPAARVLLCLRDDEPVGYVCYYLWGDTLFLRSAGFDHARLANAAEYFNLVYYLPVRIAAEAGARRIHAGIEAFDAKALRGARLSPLWLLDLSADSPLAGRDAQIRAYNAGRSRQLVESSRAVAKSWRGGVSGVPEEFGLHDGLDAGRPDPEPGTEASGDAGALR
- a CDS encoding diaminopimelate decarboxylase, with the translated sequence MSDPRHAVSDPIEQLKFLRVEEVRDIAERYGTPVFVYDEGSMVAAARGLAALSSPYGLTVRYSVKSCPTRAVIRIFDRLGLDFDTSSVWEALRVVGAGVPAERILLTAQEAVFDDRLRGLIEAGLRFDAGSLRQLDQYGQAFPGGAVSVRLNPGFGSGLVNRLTSGGPNSSFGIWHEDLGEVKRLVERHSLRLVRLHSHIGSGHHWDVLINAARALLAAARQFPDVEVIDLGGGYRVKSLLGDPEYDHREWAEVLGADLRAFAEETGRRLRVELEPGTAIMANSGSLVTRVVDVVSTGADGHRFVKTDGGLTEIVRPSYYGAVHPLVSVPASGPLRDDRERYCVVGHCCIAGDLLTPAPGSVEELAPVPLARTQPGDLLVVERAGGYASSMSMKNFNSFPEAPEVLRRTDGSVHLIRERQTLDQIIANERVPAGL
- a CDS encoding fatty acid desaturase, translating into MTVTSTIPLRDDQLERLDAAENALLAPVRGEDARRALSREYFVKKPGRFVTKFVFAFALIVAGWVAVALVQHWAVTVAAVLVLGLMYAHLVELQHECLHEHAFQRRIWNRICGVLCGLFMLSSFWHYKHDHLRHHAFLGTPQNQEFFNYRFRNLDRWYGLGFALAALHPGRYWTTLRDIVRSCLGRPIPGIDRARDLRRIQYEYRLMAVLLVAAVVATVVTGSPYLLLVWLLPAMLVAEPAHYLIEMPEHFGLNTQSDDNVLTNTRTIRASKFAQWYTNYNNLHTAHHYHQGVPMAQAPSLHALIEPRVVPVESSYWHFYRLVITGRITSVRADETCMTR